From one Bradyrhizobium sp. Ash2021 genomic stretch:
- the recO gene encoding DNA repair protein RecO — translation MEWTDEGIVLGVRRHGESSAIVELLTRAHGRHLGLVRGGSSKRMRPLLQPGNSVTAVWRARLDEHLGYYVVEGTRLRAATMLSSSHATYGVTHLASLARLLPERDPHEDIYEMLERTLDDFDDVSQAAAHLIKFELAMLAELGFGLDLENCAATGETTELIYVSPKSGGAVSRRAGEPFRDRLLRLPPFLREGEGGPNGWSDQDLQDGFRLTGLFLLRHVLEPRGQGHSDARNGFINAVTKYRARAAVP, via the coding sequence ATGGAATGGACCGACGAAGGCATCGTGCTCGGGGTGCGGCGGCATGGCGAATCCTCCGCCATTGTCGAACTGCTGACGCGCGCCCACGGCCGTCACCTCGGCCTGGTGCGCGGTGGTTCGAGCAAACGGATGCGGCCGCTGCTGCAGCCCGGCAACAGCGTGACGGCGGTGTGGCGAGCCCGGCTCGACGAGCATCTCGGCTATTACGTGGTCGAGGGCACGCGGCTGCGCGCGGCCACCATGCTGTCGTCGTCGCATGCGACCTATGGCGTGACCCATCTGGCCTCGCTGGCCCGGCTATTGCCGGAGCGCGACCCGCACGAAGACATCTACGAGATGCTCGAGCGCACGCTGGACGATTTCGACGATGTCAGTCAAGCCGCCGCCCATCTCATCAAATTTGAACTGGCGATGTTGGCCGAACTCGGTTTTGGGCTCGACCTGGAAAATTGCGCCGCGACCGGTGAGACCACGGAGCTGATTTACGTGTCGCCAAAGTCCGGCGGGGCGGTGTCGCGGCGGGCCGGCGAGCCGTTCCGCGACCGGTTGTTACGGCTGCCGCCGTTCCTGCGCGAAGGCGAGGGCGGTCCGAACGGCTGGTCGGACCAGGACCTGCAGGATGGCTTTCGGCTGACGGGGCTGTTCCTGCTCCGCCACGTGCTGGAGCCGCGCGGGCAAGGCCATTCCGATGCGCGGAACGGCTTTATCAATGCGGTGACCAAATATCGGGCGCGGGCGGCGGTTCCGTAA
- the era gene encoding GTPase Era, translating to MNETDAKAAVATRCGFVALIGAPNVGKSTLVNALVGSKVTIVSRKVQTTRALIRGIVIEDNAQIILVDTPGIFSPKRRLDRAMVSTAWSGAHDADLVCVLLDAKAGIDEEAEAILAKLATVKHPKILVLNKIDLIPREKLLALAQTANDRMTFENTFMISALSGDGVGDLRQTLAKMVPPGPFHYPEDQMSDAPMRHLAAEITREKIYRQLHQELPYQSTVETDSWTERKDKSIRIEQTIFVERESQRKIVLGKGGATIKSIGADSRKEIAEIVGVPVHLFLFVKVRENWGDDPDRYREMGLDFPKE from the coding sequence ATGAATGAAACTGACGCGAAGGCTGCAGTCGCGACGCGCTGCGGCTTCGTGGCGCTGATCGGCGCCCCCAATGTCGGCAAATCCACCCTGGTCAATGCGCTGGTCGGCTCCAAGGTCACGATCGTCTCGCGCAAGGTGCAGACGACACGGGCGCTGATCCGCGGCATCGTCATCGAGGACAATGCGCAGATCATCCTGGTCGATACGCCCGGCATCTTCTCGCCGAAGCGCCGGCTCGATCGCGCCATGGTGTCGACGGCCTGGAGCGGGGCGCATGACGCCGATCTGGTCTGCGTGCTGCTCGACGCCAAGGCGGGGATCGACGAGGAAGCCGAGGCGATCCTTGCAAAACTCGCGACCGTAAAACATCCAAAGATCCTGGTGCTGAACAAGATCGACCTGATCCCGCGCGAGAAATTGCTGGCGCTGGCGCAGACCGCCAACGACCGCATGACGTTCGAAAACACTTTCATGATCTCGGCGCTGTCGGGCGATGGCGTCGGCGATCTCCGGCAAACGCTGGCCAAAATGGTGCCGCCGGGGCCGTTCCATTATCCCGAAGACCAGATGTCAGACGCGCCGATGCGGCATCTGGCGGCCGAGATCACGCGCGAGAAGATCTACCGGCAATTGCATCAGGAACTGCCGTATCAGTCCACCGTCGAAACCGACAGCTGGACCGAGCGCAAGGACAAGTCGATCCGCATCGAGCAGACGATTTTTGTCGAGCGCGAGAGCCAGCGCAAGATCGTGCTCGGCAAGGGCGGCGCCACCATCAAGTCGATTGGCGCGGATTCGCGCAAGGAAATCGCGGAGATCGTCGGCGTTCCCGTGCACCTGTTCCTGTTCGTCAAAGTGCGCGAGAACTGGGGCGACGACCCCGACCGTTACCGCGAAATGGGACTGGACTTCCCCAAGGAATGA
- the rnc gene encoding ribonuclease III, producing MNDETPVIQEPPTSGEPSPLPDAGDTAVPKKKRGKAGAKAGAKAAAAATAALEARIGHKFADPLLLATAFTHVSALKPARSRGESYQRLEFLGDHVLGLIVSDMLYRAFPNADEGELSKRLADLVRKESCADVAKSLGLVDDIKLGQVGASASARLRKSVLGDICEALIGAIFLDGGYQAAAQFVERNWLERMRKPRRPLRDPKTVLQEWAQSKGMPTPVYREVERTGPHHDPQFRVAVELPGLAPAEGLGGSKRAAEKVAASVMIEREGVK from the coding sequence ATGAACGACGAAACGCCCGTCATCCAGGAGCCCCCGACGTCCGGCGAGCCGAGCCCGCTTCCTGATGCCGGCGACACTGCCGTGCCCAAGAAGAAGCGCGGCAAGGCCGGCGCCAAGGCCGGCGCAAAGGCCGCGGCTGCCGCCACCGCGGCGCTCGAGGCGCGCATCGGGCACAAATTCGCCGATCCCTTGCTGCTGGCCACCGCGTTCACCCACGTATCGGCGCTGAAGCCGGCCCGCAGCCGCGGGGAGAGCTATCAGCGCCTGGAATTTCTCGGCGACCACGTGCTCGGGCTGATCGTTTCCGACATGCTCTATCGCGCGTTTCCGAACGCCGACGAAGGCGAGTTGTCGAAGCGGCTGGCCGATCTCGTGCGCAAGGAGAGCTGTGCCGACGTCGCAAAATCGCTCGGCCTGGTCGACGACATCAAGCTCGGCCAGGTCGGCGCCAGCGCGAGTGCAAGGTTGCGCAAATCTGTGCTCGGCGACATCTGCGAAGCCCTGATCGGGGCGATCTTTCTCGACGGCGGCTATCAGGCGGCGGCGCAATTCGTCGAGCGCAACTGGCTCGAACGGATGCGCAAGCCGCGGCGGCCGCTGCGCGATCCCAAGACGGTGCTGCAGGAATGGGCGCAGAGCAAGGGGATGCCGACGCCGGTCTATCGCGAGGTCGAGCGCACCGGACCGCATCATGATCCGCAATTCCGTGTCGCTGTGGAACTGCCGGGACTTGCGCCGGCCGAAGGGCTCGGCGGCAGCAAGCGCGCGGCCGAAAAGGTCGCCGCCTCCGTCATGATCGAACGCGAAGGCGTGAAATAA
- the lepB gene encoding signal peptidase I — protein sequence MSVTTGTKSESGLGETIRVVIHALLIALVIRTFLFQPFNIPSGSMKATLLVGDYLFVSKYSYGYSHYSIPFSPPLFSGRIFGSEPNRGDIVVFRLPKDDSTDYIKRVIGLPGDRIQMKDGLLYINDVPVKRERLSDFIGEDPCGSEATARVKRWKETLPNGVSYESLDCVDNGFYDNTIVYTVPPGHFFMMGDNRDNSQDSRVLAAVGYVPFENIVGRAQMIFFSIAEGEHAWMFWRWPTAVRWNRIFSIVR from the coding sequence ATGAGCGTGACCACAGGGACCAAATCCGAGAGCGGCTTGGGTGAAACCATCCGTGTCGTCATCCATGCCCTGCTGATTGCGTTGGTGATCCGCACCTTCCTGTTCCAGCCCTTCAACATTCCCTCGGGCTCGATGAAGGCGACGCTGCTGGTCGGCGACTATCTGTTCGTGTCGAAATATTCGTACGGCTACAGCCATTATTCGATTCCGTTCTCGCCGCCGCTGTTCTCCGGGCGCATCTTCGGCTCGGAGCCGAACCGGGGCGATATCGTCGTGTTCCGCCTGCCGAAGGATGATTCCACCGACTACATCAAGCGCGTGATCGGCCTGCCGGGCGACCGCATCCAGATGAAGGACGGGCTGCTCTACATCAACGATGTGCCGGTCAAGCGCGAACGCCTGAGCGATTTCATCGGCGAGGACCCCTGCGGTTCGGAGGCCACGGCGCGGGTGAAACGCTGGAAGGAGACACTACCGAACGGCGTCAGCTATGAATCGCTGGATTGCGTCGACAATGGCTTCTACGACAACACCATCGTCTACACCGTGCCGCCCGGCCATTTCTTCATGATGGGCGACAATCGCGACAACTCGCAGGATAGTCGCGTGCTGGCCGCGGTCGGCTATGTGCCGTTCGAGAATATCGTCGGCCGGGCGCAGATGATCTTCTTCTCCATTGCCGAGGGCGAACACGCCTGGATGTTCTGGCGCTGGCCGACCGCGGTGCGCTGGAATCGCATATTCTCAATCGTGCGATGA
- the acpS gene encoding holo-ACP synthase, which yields MILGIGSDLIDITRVAKVIERHGDRFLDRIFTDAERAKAARRANSEKMVVATYAKRFAAKEACSKALGTGIRRGVWWRDMGVVNLPGGRPTMQLTGGALARLEAMTPPGFEARIDLSITDDWPLAQAFVIISAVASGKS from the coding sequence ATGATCCTCGGCATCGGCTCCGACCTGATCGACATCACCCGCGTCGCCAAGGTGATCGAGCGCCACGGCGACCGCTTCCTCGACCGCATTTTCACCGATGCCGAGCGCGCCAAGGCCGCGCGCCGCGCCAATAGCGAGAAAATGGTGGTGGCGACCTATGCCAAACGGTTTGCCGCCAAGGAGGCCTGTTCCAAGGCGCTCGGGACCGGTATCCGGCGCGGCGTCTGGTGGCGGGATATGGGGGTGGTGAACCTGCCGGGCGGCCGCCCGACCATGCAACTGACCGGCGGGGCGCTGGCCCGGCTCGAGGCGATGACCCCTCCGGGCTTTGAGGCGCGGATCGACCTTTCGATCACCGACGATTGGCCCCTGGCGCAGGCTTTCGTCATAATTTCGGCGGTCGCGTCCGGCAAATCGTGA
- a CDS encoding pyridoxine 5'-phosphate synthase, protein MPKGPPLRLGVNVDHVATLRNARAGERPDPVRAALAAIEAGADGITAHLREDRRHIRDNDMARLKAEISKPLNFEMAATEDMLKISLATKPHAVCLVPERREELTTEGGLDVVGQHNALAPTIARLNDAGIRVSLFISAEPQQIEMAAKLRAPVIEIHTGGWCDAVVDGHTVKAETEWQRIVSGARLARSAGLEVHAGHGLDYKTAEAIAGLPEIAELNIGYFMIGEALFVGIGETVRMMRAAMDRGRKSHMGKA, encoded by the coding sequence ATGCCCAAAGGTCCTCCGCTCCGCCTCGGAGTAAATGTCGATCACGTCGCTACGCTCCGCAACGCGCGGGCGGGCGAGCGGCCGGATCCGGTCCGCGCCGCGCTGGCCGCGATCGAGGCCGGCGCCGACGGCATCACCGCGCATCTGCGCGAGGATCGCCGCCACATCCGCGACAACGACATGGCGCGGCTGAAGGCCGAAATCTCGAAACCGCTGAATTTCGAAATGGCCGCGACCGAGGACATGCTGAAAATTTCGCTCGCGACCAAGCCGCATGCGGTGTGCCTGGTTCCCGAGCGCCGCGAGGAACTCACCACCGAGGGCGGGCTCGACGTGGTCGGGCAGCACAACGCGCTGGCGCCCACCATCGCCCGGCTGAACGATGCCGGCATCCGGGTGTCGCTGTTCATCTCCGCCGAACCGCAACAGATCGAGATGGCGGCGAAGCTGCGGGCGCCTGTGATCGAAATCCATACCGGCGGTTGGTGCGACGCCGTGGTCGATGGCCACACGGTGAAGGCCGAAACCGAATGGCAGCGCATTGTCAGTGGCGCGCGGTTGGCGCGCTCCGCCGGGCTGGAGGTCCATGCCGGCCACGGCCTCGACTACAAGACCGCGGAGGCTATCGCCGGCCTGCCCGAAATCGCAGAGTTGAACATCGGTTACTTCATGATCGGGGAGGCGCTGTTTGTCGGCATCGGCGAAACCGTCCGCATGATGCGCGCGGCGATGGATCGCGGCCGCAAGAGCCATATGGGCAAGGCATGA
- a CDS encoding bifunctional (p)ppGpp synthetase/guanosine-3',5'-bis(diphosphate) 3'-pyrophosphohydrolase, which yields MAYWRRTPRQMQAATESVAVAPASPVGEKAAKPPRSRMMRQYDLVERVRSYNPDTNEDLLNRAYVYAMKAHGTQTRASGDPYFSHPLEVAAILTNLKLDDATIVAALLHDTIEDTEATRAEIDTIFGHEIGALVEGLTKLKRLELVSREAKQAENLRKLLLAIAQDVRVLLIKLADRLHNMRTLEFVPHASRRRIAEETLDIYAPLAGRMGMQEMREELEDLSFHTLDPEAYAVVMQRLDSLAERNRNLIGEIESQLSKNLQKNGIAARVYGRRKQPFSIWTKMERKSVGFEQLSDIYGFRVVIPDVEACYRALGVVHTTWPVVPGRFKDYISTPKQNDYRSLHTTVIGPGKQRVELQIRTEEMNQIAEFGIAAHAFYKDGVGSPTELLNRESNAFAWLRHTVGILSESANPEEFLEHTKLELFHDQVFCFTPKGKLIALPRQANVIDFAYAVHTDVGNSAVGCKINGKFAPLSSELQNGDEVEVLTSQAQSAPPSAWESLAVTGKARAAIRRATRTAVRDQYAGLGRRIVDRLFARAKIEYADDKLKGALPRLARASIEDVMASVGRGELKASDVARAMYPDYKEERLVRYGAKKSLAVKLKLKADPHHPARAASVIPVRGINSDLPVKFAPNGGAVPGDRIVGIVTPGEGITIYPIQAPALRDFEEEPERWLDVRWDIDETMPQRFPARIKVDNVNEPGSLAQVATVIAEHDGNIDNISMSRRSPDFTELTIDLEVYDLKHLSAIIAQLRAKAVVARVERVNG from the coding sequence ATGGCGTATTGGCGCCGCACCCCCCGGCAGATGCAGGCCGCGACCGAATCGGTCGCCGTGGCGCCCGCGTCGCCTGTGGGGGAGAAGGCCGCCAAACCCCCGCGCTCGCGCATGATGCGGCAATACGATCTGGTGGAGCGCGTCAGGTCGTATAATCCGGACACCAACGAAGACCTGCTGAACCGCGCCTATGTCTACGCCATGAAGGCGCATGGCACGCAGACCCGGGCGTCGGGCGATCCCTATTTCTCCCATCCGCTCGAGGTCGCGGCGATCCTCACCAACCTCAAGCTCGACGATGCCACCATCGTGGCGGCCCTGCTGCACGACACCATCGAGGATACCGAGGCGACGCGCGCCGAGATCGATACCATCTTCGGCCATGAGATCGGCGCGCTGGTCGAGGGGTTGACCAAGTTGAAGCGGCTGGAACTGGTTTCGCGCGAGGCCAAGCAGGCCGAGAATCTGCGCAAGCTCCTGCTCGCGATCGCCCAGGACGTCCGCGTCCTGCTGATCAAGCTCGCCGATCGCCTGCACAATATGCGGACGCTGGAATTCGTGCCGCACGCCTCGCGCCGCCGCATCGCCGAGGAGACCCTCGACATCTACGCCCCGCTCGCCGGCCGCATGGGTATGCAGGAGATGCGCGAAGAGCTCGAGGATCTCTCGTTCCATACGCTCGATCCGGAAGCCTATGCGGTGGTGATGCAACGGCTGGATTCCTTGGCCGAGCGCAATCGCAACCTGATCGGCGAGATCGAAAGCCAGCTCTCCAAGAATCTGCAGAAGAACGGCATCGCCGCCCGCGTCTATGGCCGCCGCAAGCAGCCGTTTTCGATCTGGACCAAGATGGAGCGCAAGTCGGTCGGCTTCGAGCAATTGTCCGACATCTACGGCTTTCGCGTCGTGATCCCCGACGTCGAAGCCTGCTACCGCGCGCTCGGCGTCGTGCATACGACCTGGCCGGTGGTGCCCGGGCGCTTCAAAGACTACATCTCGACGCCGAAGCAGAACGACTATCGTTCGCTCCACACCACTGTGATCGGGCCCGGCAAGCAGCGCGTCGAGCTGCAGATCCGTACCGAGGAAATGAACCAGATCGCGGAATTCGGCATCGCCGCGCACGCTTTCTACAAGGATGGCGTGGGTTCGCCGACCGAGCTGCTTAACCGAGAATCCAACGCCTTTGCCTGGCTGCGGCACACCGTCGGGATCTTGTCGGAAAGCGCCAATCCGGAAGAGTTTCTGGAACACACCAAGCTCGAACTATTCCACGACCAAGTGTTCTGCTTCACGCCGAAGGGAAAACTGATCGCGCTGCCGCGTCAGGCCAATGTGATCGACTTCGCCTATGCCGTGCACACCGACGTCGGCAACTCGGCGGTCGGCTGCAAGATCAACGGCAAATTCGCGCCATTGTCATCGGAATTGCAGAACGGCGACGAGGTCGAGGTGTTGACCTCGCAGGCGCAGTCGGCGCCGCCCTCGGCGTGGGAATCGCTTGCGGTGACCGGCAAGGCGCGGGCGGCGATCCGCCGCGCGACCCGCACCGCGGTACGCGATCAATATGCAGGGCTCGGCCGCCGCATCGTCGACAGGCTGTTTGCCCGTGCCAAGATCGAATATGCCGACGACAAGCTGAAGGGCGCGCTTCCCCGGCTGGCCCGCGCCTCGATCGAAGACGTGATGGCGTCCGTCGGGCGCGGCGAACTCAAGGCCTCCGACGTCGCCCGCGCGATGTATCCGGACTACAAGGAAGAACGGCTGGTGCGGTATGGCGCCAAGAAGAGCCTCGCGGTCAAACTAAAGCTGAAGGCCGATCCCCATCATCCGGCGCGTGCCGCATCGGTGATCCCCGTGCGCGGCATCAATTCCGATCTGCCGGTCAAATTCGCGCCGAACGGCGGCGCGGTGCCGGGCGACCGCATCGTCGGCATCGTGACCCCGGGCGAGGGGATCACGATCTATCCGATCCAGGCGCCGGCGCTGAGGGATTTTGAGGAAGAGCCGGAGCGCTGGCTCGACGTGCGCTGGGATATCGACGAGACCATGCCGCAGCGCTTCCCGGCGCGCATCAAGGTCGACAACGTCAACGAGCCCGGAAGCCTGGCCCAGGTCGCCACCGTGATCGCCGAACATGACGGCAATATCGACAATATCAGCATGTCGCGCCGCTCACCCGATTTCACCGAACTGACCATCGATCTCGAGGTTTATGACCTCAAGCATCTCAGCGCTATTATCGCCCAGCTGCGCGCCAAGGCCGTCGTCGCACGGGTCGAGCGTGTCAATGGATAA
- the rpoZ gene encoding DNA-directed RNA polymerase subunit omega, which produces MARVTVEDCIDKVDNRFDLVLLAAHRARMISSGSQLTVDRDNDKNPVVSLREIADSSISPEDLREELVHSLQKFVEVDEPEPDTVPLIGSAGASVDADDTEVAVERMTEEELLKGLEGLAPPEEQPEEDE; this is translated from the coding sequence ATGGCGCGCGTCACCGTGGAAGATTGCATTGATAAGGTCGACAACCGGTTCGATCTGGTCCTGCTGGCAGCGCATCGCGCCCGTATGATCTCGTCCGGGTCGCAACTTACGGTTGATCGGGATAACGACAAGAATCCTGTCGTATCGCTGCGGGAAATCGCCGACTCTTCGATTTCACCGGAAGATCTGCGCGAGGAACTGGTTCATTCCCTGCAGAAATTCGTCGAGGTCGACGAGCCAGAGCCCGACACCGTGCCTTTGATCGGCTCGGCCGGCGCCAGCGTCGACGCTGACGACACCGAAGTGGCGGTCGAGCGCATGACCGAGGAAGAGCTTTTGAAGGGCCTCGAGGGCCTGGCGCCTCCGGAAGAGCAGCCCGAAGAGGACGAGTAA
- a CDS encoding NYN domain-containing protein, whose translation MSPVSNKIALFIDGANLYATAKTLGFDIDYKRLLKEFQSRGTLVRAFYYTAIIEDQEYSSIRPLIDWLDYNGYTVVTKATKEFIDASGRRKVKGNMDIELAVDAMELAEHVDQMVLFSGDGDFRSLVEAVQRRGVRVTVVSTISSQPPMIADELRRQADVFTDLVELQSKLGRDPSERPAPREPRHHAPQFLQRATTMAPRADDDEFED comes from the coding sequence ATGTCACCTGTTTCCAACAAGATCGCGCTCTTTATCGATGGCGCCAATCTCTACGCAACTGCCAAAACGCTCGGCTTCGACATCGACTACAAGCGTCTTCTCAAGGAATTCCAGAGCCGCGGGACTTTGGTGCGCGCGTTCTACTACACCGCGATCATCGAGGATCAGGAATATTCCTCGATCCGTCCCTTGATCGACTGGCTCGACTACAACGGCTACACCGTCGTCACCAAGGCGACCAAGGAATTCATCGACGCCTCTGGCCGCCGCAAGGTGAAGGGCAATATGGACATCGAGCTTGCGGTCGATGCCATGGAACTCGCCGAGCATGTCGACCAGATGGTGCTGTTCTCCGGCGATGGCGATTTCCGCTCGCTGGTGGAAGCCGTGCAGCGGCGCGGCGTCCGGGTGACGGTGGTCTCCACGATTTCAAGCCAGCCGCCGATGATCGCCGACGAGTTGCGGCGCCAGGCCGACGTCTTCACAGACCTGGTCGAGCTGCAGTCCAAGCTCGGCCGCGACCCCTCCGAGCGCCCCGCCCCGCGCGAGCCGCGTCATCACGCGCCGCAATTCCTGCAGCGCGCGACCACCATGGCGCCACGGGCCGATGACGACGAATTCGAGGACTGA